caacttgcTCTCTCTATACACTGTCAAAAGGAGATTATCCAACagttctttgaaaatgtttaatatctacATGGTAATGTGAATCAAGGTGTGAGGGGCTGAAGATTAGCTTCACTTCCATGAACTAATGGTGGCCTTTGGCTGCACCTGGTCATGTCAGGAAAGGCAGGTTTGGCTTTGGGAGAAAGCTGTCTGAGATAGATATACTGcatatttgaaagagaaacacgAGATGAATCGCTTCTCTCAGTGTCACTTTGACTGTTTCAGTGGGGTCCTGTTTTTGACACTTGCTGCCTGTTTTTGACCCTTGCAAGCAGGGAAGGGCAAGAGttgaatttgttgttttctgagtTTGGTTAAGTGAGTGTGACAGATGTCAGGAAGGCCAACAGTCTGCCAGACATAGGATCATagcatggtttgggttggaagggatcttgaagatcacccagttccaatccccttccatgggcagggatacctcccaccagaccaggttgcccaaagccccatccagcctggccttgaacacctccaggtatggggcatccacaacttctctgggcaacctgctccacaGCCTCATCACCCTCAGTGTAAAGAATTTCTTataaatatctaatctaaatgtaCCTTCTTTTAGGTtcaagccattaccccttgtcctactACTACACCCTCCGACAAAgaatccctccccagctttcctgtaggccccctttaggcagtagaaggctgctgtaaggtctccctggagccttctcttctccaggatgaacaaccccaactccctctgCCTGTCTTTataggagagctgctccagacctctgatcatcctcatggccctcctctggactcgttctAATACATCCAtgcccttcttgtgctggggttgCCAGAGATTAACATAATAATTGTTGAAGGACAGTGCATCTACAGGAGCTTTGATACTGTCTTCTAGGGTTAGGAATAGATACAGAGGGTACAggcaaaaagaaagcagattcAGAGACAAAGAAACACCTAAAAGCAACAAAGtgatgtaagaaaaaaaaaggtaaaactttactcttcaaatatttgcacaggttgcccagaggggtGATGAAGCCCCTGTCTTTGAAAACACTCAAAACTGAACTTAACACtaccctgagcagcctgctgtagATGACCCTTCTCTGAGCAGGGGCATTGCACTAGACAgtctccagaggtgccttccaacccatACCactttgtgattctgtgtaaaaaTCACATTATATTGTCACAGGCCAAGGGGGAGAGGGTTGTAGGCACCAGCTTCATTCTGAAGCATTATAGATATTTTAGAGGACACTGAAACAATTAAGGAGCTGTGCAAATGCTTTATTACGGAATGTGACTATGCAGTTTTCATAGCAACTCAAGATCCTGAAGGCACTCATAGGGTCTCCTGTCCCTCATCATCCATgtcctccttgtgctgggggacccagagctgaacgcagcgctccaggtggggtctcatgagagcagagcagagggggacagtcacctccccagccctgctggccacgctgcttttggtgcagccaGGATACGGttgactttctgggctgcaagcacacagtgCTGCCTCATGGTGAGCTTCTCGtcaaccaccacccccaggtccttctcctctggGCTGCTCCCAATGCATTCTCTGCCCAAGCTCTCTTTATCCTTGGCATTGCCCCAGCTTGGATGTaggacagaatcacagaatcacagaatcgtctaggttggaagagacctcaagatcatcgagtccaacctctgacctaacactaacagtccccactaaaccatatccctaagctctacatctaaacgtcttttaaagacctccagggatagtgactcaaccactaccctgggcagcctgttccaatgtctaacaaccctttcggtaaagaagttcttcctaacatccaacctaaaactcccctggcgcaactttagcccattccccctcatcttgtcaccaggcacgtgggagaacaggccaacccccacctcactacagcctcctttgaggtacctgtagagagcaataaggtcgcccctgagcctccttttctccaggctgaacaagcccagctccctcagccgctcctcgtaggacttgtactgggtatccagagaacaaccggtattgccgccaaagactgaggcaaagaaggcattaagcacctctgccttttcctcatcttttgtaacaaggtttccccctgcatccagtaaaggatggagattctcctcagtcctccgttttgcactgatgtatttgtaaaaacattttttcttgtcttttagattttttaccttgtgcttttgtttcccttctatccagcctgaacctggCCAGTTCCATCTGATGCCACTGCCCCTCCCTCTCCCACCAGGCACTGCTGTGAGGAGCCAGGCCCCCTTTCCTTGATGCCTTCCCCAAAGGCACCAGAGCGTGCTGTTAGGTGCCCCTAAACCTCTTCTGAGCCATGCTGAGCCAGCCCTGGTTGCCTTCTCCTGCCCAGGACCCTACAAAGGACACAGTGGCTGGGCGAGGCCTGAtgggtgctgagcagagggcaccatcagccctgctctccccagCGAGTAAAGACAGACGGGAGAAAGTCCCCGGGAGCAAGCAGAGGGCTGACTTCCACCCAGCGTGGGAGGAAGCACGGGAGCCCAGAGGGCaggccagcagtgctggggcatGGGCAGGACTGGAGGGACTGTGTGGTGCAGCCTGAGAGGCAGGCCCGAGCTGTGATCGAACGGACCCTCCTGCTGTATGTGCTTGAAGACACATGGCGTAGCCAAGGTGACCGGGACGGGGCCCTGGGAAGGCACAGCCAGGGACCCCGGCCTGCGGGGAAACACCAGTGCCACGGACAAGACAAAAGTTGGGGGGCATGGAGTGGACACGAGCATTGCGGGAGGCTCAGAATTTGGGGCCAGAGAGCTGCCGAGGTGAGGATGGGCCCTTGGGATACCTCCTACGGGTGGCTGGTGGCGTCTCCAAGCGATGGACTGTGACGTCTGTGAGCAATGGATTGTGACTGCGTGGCCCTCGCTGCTCATATGCGGGCGCAGAGTCCCAGTGCGCCGGCTAGTGCCCGCACTCCGGCTGAGCGGTTGCGTGAGGTCTGGAGTGAGGAGCGAGGttggccttggtgctggtgtcgtgccctgggagttgctgcagcagctctcagtgcccttcccagagccatcAGAGCTTCTTCCACGGCCCTGCGTCGTTCGGGCCGTCGGGAGACCCAGGAGGAGCgctcgcagcagcagaggtAAGCGCGGTGGGGACACCTTGCCCTGggccctgggcagctggaaggcTTTCCTCCTCTGGGGACCTGCACAGCTCTTGCAGCTGCCCCCACAGCAGCCGATGACCAtggcctcttctctgccttttgcagcgtgacagctgctggtgcagcagcagtgaggaggagcagcccctcatcccctgctccacgcagcccactgcagcagctggagagcatggcCACGGTGCTGGAGAGCCGCTGCCCCATTTGCCTTGACACCTGGGACAACGTGGGCTACGTGATGCCATGTCTCCACCAGTTCTGCTTCCGATGCATCCAGCAGTGGGTGGAGAGCAAGCCCGAGTGCCccctctgcaagaggagggTCAGCTCCATCGTGCACTCGGTGCGGGCAGACAACAAATTTAAGGAGGTCGTCATCCCAGCGCCGGCAGAAGCGTCCTTCATCACCCAGCCGGCTGGGAGAGCTCGTGGCCGCGCAGCCACCACCGACCCCCGTCACCGTCCTGCAGCACCACCATCAGCTGCAGGGCCGGCTCTTGTGGGAGGCCTCCAGCCTGAAGTTTGGGCCTCCCTTTTGCGGGACCACCCAACTCTCATCCGTcccgtgctgccctggctgcgccaGGAGCTGAGGCGCATCCATGGGGCTGACCACGCGGAGGCGCAAATGGTGGAAGACCTCCTCACCTCCGCCGtgggcctcctggggctggatgaagatcgcctggtgcagctgctgcagctttccatgcCGGAGCACGCAGCCAGCTTTGTGCAGCAGCTCATCAGCATCACCGTGCAGCggtgcagctgggtggcccaccgcctgctgggcctggagggctcccgtgctgccacgggacaggcaggcagccccgcagctgcccccaggccttctGCCTCCCGAGAGGGGCCTCCTGGTGCTGGTGCAGAGCCCTCCAACagcgctgctggagccagcacagACGAACTCGCgggcagctccagtgctgccctTCAAGGGAGTCGCAGCCAGCCCCCCTCCAGCGCGGTTCCTGTCCCCAGGAACCAAGAAGCGCCCCAGGAGGAGACACCGGAGGCTGTGTCTGGAGCCTCCACAGCAGACCAGGGCAGGGACCATCCCCAAAGGGGGCCCCGGCGAgccccgaagaggagggcccccacctcccaggcctcttctccagcagccaagaagaggccaccccgccggCAACACTAGGGCAGCGCCCCAGGAGCTGGCCACAACAGGGCCGGGCCAGCGGGTGGGGCACACGGAAGGCCCTCAGGACATAAAACTatacaatgtagaaaataaatcgTATTTATATAAAGTCTCAGTGCAGCTAACAATGTATTTGGTGTCGCCATCCCCAGCCCTACTgccatctccccctcttcctgctgctgtgcccaccgcCTCCTGGCGTGCCCGCTGTGAGGAGTGGTGGGGTTGGGGCACGGCGATGCCGCCcttggccaggagggctggggtgttTGTCTCGgcgctcccctcctctccccaggtgcccggccccactgctgTGCTCCCTCTGACAGCGCGTGCTGCCCAGCCgcaggcctgcagctctgcagctgctcccagtgGGAGGTTTGGTGCCAGGGGGTGCCtgggttcaacaagtccaagcatcaggtgctgcacctgtgctcactcaggagagcagagcagagagggacaatcacctccccagccctgctggccacgctgcttttggtgcagccaggatacggttggctttctgggctgcaagcacacagtgCTGCCTCATGGTGAGCTTCTCGtcaaccaccacccccaggtccttctcctctggGCTGCTCCCAATGCATTCTCTGCCCAGCAtctatttgtgcttgggattgccctggcccagatgcaggaccttgcacttgtctttgttgaacttcataaggTTCACATAGTCAGGGAGTGGAAACAGTGTAGGAAGTACACTGCTTGAGGCTTCTGAAACCATCACTGCCCCTGCTGCTAGTGGGGATTGCTGCTCCTTCAAACAGGCAAATAGTTTTGACAGCTGTGATCATGAGTAAGAATGTGAAAACTAGACTCATCCAGCCTTCATGCccaaaaacacataaaatgaATTACACTTCTATTCTTCTATCCGATATTTTGGGCCCATCCTGTGATTTTCCATGAATCAGAACTAATGGTGCAGATATCAATGCTAAACTAGTGAGTTTAGTGCTTGTAGTACTACTGCCTGGCTGGTGGTGGGTGTcaccccagctgcagccctgagtGCTGCTGCCTCTTGAGCTCACAGCCCCTTGGACGTGCTCTCCAGTGGGCTGGCTGATTCTCCCTGCTGCATGAAGAAGCCAGTTTAGCAGCTGTGACTTTGATTTCAAACACAGCCTTCAGTGCTGGCAATAGTCAAAGGTGCCTTTTGAAAAGCTAAAACAAAGCTTCCCATGCTTCAGAAATGGCTTCGGggattttcatttcaaaggaGCAACTTCCACAATGCATCCAACTGCAAAACCCAGCCATCCTCACTGAGCTCCACTTTGCTTTCCGCAGGAGAATGCTGCTGCGGCTGACCAAGAGTAAGAGGAATAAATTTGTTTGCAGTGGATGGGGCGagttctttctttttgcaaCATCTGTGAATGATCAGCATCAGGATTTTGTCTGATTGCTGGATAGCTAAAAAACTCCAAGCTGAAACATCTGTGCATCAGATACGCATCACTGCTGACCCATCTGCAAAACACATCAGATGGCAGTTGATTGACTTGCATCTGATTGGGCTGGGTGACCGAccagcaggagaagaaaaactaCATAGCAGAGTCAGAGCTGTTCCCCCTCACTCCTCCTTCTTTTTGGCTCTACATTTTTGTTCCTCCATTCACGtttttgcagttgtttttcttaCACAGCGCAGTTGTGGTGCTGAATATGGATAGGAGAGTGCAAACCCACATTTCAGAAAGGCAGGAACACAGCTGTTCCTAGCAAAAATAACCGCATCTGCATTACCATCACTAGGAGcatgaattaaaaatgttacaaaatCTTCCTGAAACTGATGTGGGATCTTAATATGAATACTGGGGAAGTTTTTGGCGCATTTCTGTGCTatagattttaaaagtttggGGTTTCTCCGCTTATCTTTCCTTTGGCATTTGAATCACATCGAATCAAACATAGATTCAGTGCCGGAATTAGTTGTCTGAGGCTGAATTCATATCTTCTGTCTTGATAATCCCTGTTTGTGTTTATGCAGATCGTGCCTGCTCCCTGTGCTTCCTACTGCCCAGTCCCCGGCTACATGCTGTTTGTTGTAGTAATACTCTTGTCCTTCTGACTGCTCACTTAGTGACCTCTTAAAGTGCAGGCACTCGTGATGATGACGATGAAGTACGCTCCTTCTGAATATGATGTGCAAGGTGGTAAAGCCTGGCTCATGACTTTTATAAACCTGTCATAGTAACCACTGTATTCCCCCATACTGCAAAGTCAGCCTGGACCTGGGGCATACCTCTGCCCTTCTTTAGAGATGGATTCATCCATTTTCAATTTAATAGGTCTCTTAACAGCACCTGAgagcacaaaataaaaacctgtcTCTCTTGCTTagctctgtgctgcttctgtATCACCATGGGAATTGATACCTATGCGTTTCTGTGAGATCTTCAGGCAGATGAGATCACACAGACATGGTACAGACAACAGGCAGAAAGTTAGAAGGTGACACATTTATACAGGCATCTTTCTGACTGTAGCTGCTCTTATCTGCCATATCTGGAGAGCCAGCAACCAAATCCTCTGCTGAGATCATGTCCTGCTCTTGCTCCTTGTGCTGCTCTGAGAGCAATGGGAATGGAGTGTTTCTGCACAGGCAGTATTGGTAAGGCCCCAGCATTTCTGAGACAAAGGGAGATGAAGGCTTGCTTTAACAGCCTGCTGGGACTCCGTGGCTATTATAGCTGAGAGCGGGGATCTGCCACACAGTTTAAAGTCAGAGCCATCACCCCTTTAATGATCTTTCTGCAACTCAAGGGTAGCTTGTTAGCACAGTATTTCAAACTTCCCAGGATGACTGTGATGTCTAGGTAAGAGCTTTGCAGACTGTCTTTGATTCCTGGTAGGAGCAGAGCAGTCATTCAGCAGCTGGCTGTCCTAGCAAATGATGCCTACTCCTTTTCTGTAGGCATCCCCTGTGTGAGCTTACAAATATCTTCAGGAGAGGAAATCTTCCCATCTAAGGCAGTGGTTCAGGTTAATGTGCACGATCTGTTTAGTACAGTCATATTAGTTGAAGTAAGAAGCAGCCTTTGGAGGAAAGATCTTCCTGCTTTAGAAACCATCAGCAAAGCACAAATGAGGAGAATAGCGTGGCTCTCACCAAAGTGTACAAATTACATTAAAGGAAGGTGCAAAgtggctgcagccaggctgtTTTAAGCCATGCCCAGTGCCAGggcaagaggcagtgggcacacacaggaggttccctttgaacacagaaagcacttctgtgctgtgtgcgtgactgagcactggcacaggtttcccagggaggtggtgccatctccctccttggaggtattcaaaaggtGCCTGGATATGGTCCTGGTCAACCTgttctgggtgtccctgcttgggcagggggttggaccagatggctttcaaatgtcccttccaacctcaactttctgtgattctctaaTGGTGAGTGAGGGGATTGCttcagacctgtgtggtgtcgaGCATGATCCCCATCCAGGTCCTGGTATCAGAGTCTGTCAGCACCATGGCACGTGGCAATGAAAAGCCTTAGACAGGATACTGTGTTAGTAGTGATGCTCActctccttgctgttagaaacATGGAAGCATATTAACCACATTTAACAGACATGGAAAACTGAGGCACTGTAAAGGTGAAACTGCTGGCTTGGAGTCACCTAGATCTCAGACAGCTTCACAGGCCAATGCAGTAGGCAATGCCACTTTGTGCATGAGGTAGTTTTACAATGCTCTCCTTGGGAATAAATAGGAAATGTGTTCCAGCATTTTctcccagaaaacaaaacaaacaaataaaaaaactctGAGATATCTTCCTTTTGCTTCTACTGTTTATGCTTGGAGACAGTTTGTCTAGTGCCTGACAAACTGTCGATTGCTATAAGCAAGAACAGTTCAGATCCAATATATCACCTAGAGGTAGAAGAGGAACACAACTGGAAATATTCCCAAGCAATCAGCAGTAGTAACAACCTGTTGCAATCTATTACACTCGaaacaaaagcagagatttgtctgttttctttcagaactaGGTAATTCTGtgacacagaaacaaaacaaaacaaaacaaaaatcacaaagcCAGCAAGAACATCTTCCTTGTACAATGTGAGGGAAATGTCCTCCAAATGCTTGCACAGTCTGTTGGTAGCAAACAGTAGTCCAGCGGACTGGCTAGATTTTTAAATGATGCCGATAACTGATTGAAAGAATAAGTAatgacaaaatgtccagcaacTGCCtgtctggaaataaaaaatggaagatAACAACAAGGCCTCATAGACGGCTCTTACTATGCTTCATTTGGGGGTAATTTTTGGAAGCTAAGCCCCAAACACAGTCCCTGATATTAAATGATTCATTCTCTAGGTGTGCTGATAGGGGCAGTTTTTCTATGTCTCCCTGGGTTAAATCCTACTCTCATTTCTGAATAtgcagcagaggaaatgaaGAAGAGCAGTGTTACCACCAAGACAGTTTGCTGTTGGTGGAAGCCAGCCTTGGTTCTGTTAGAGTTTTGGGGATCTTCTCCACCACTAACAAGGTACTCTTGAGGAAGAACACAGGCACTGAGAAGAATAGTGAAAAGCATCTAAAGACACGCTAAATGAAATGGGTATTAACCTGCTCCAGTGAAAGCTATGTGAGCTCCAGTGAGCCTGCTACATCTTCCACCTGCCTAGGTTGGTTTGAAGTACTGCTTCAATTAGGGA
This region of Anas platyrhynchos isolate ZD024472 breed Pekin duck chromosome Z, IASCAAS_PekinDuck_T2T, whole genome shotgun sequence genomic DNA includes:
- the LOC140000721 gene encoding uncharacterized protein, which translates into the protein MDCDCVALAAHMRAQSPSAPASARTPAERLREVWSEERGWPWCWCRALGVAAAALSALPRAIRASSTALRRSGRRETQEERSQQQSVTAAGAAAVRRSSPSSPAPRSPLQQLESMATVLESRCPICLDTWDNVGYVMPCLHQFCFRCIQQWVESKPECPLCKRRVSSIVHSVRADNKFKEVVIPAPAEASFITQPAGRARGRAATTDPRHRPAAPPSAAGPALVGGLQPEVWASLLRDHPTLIRPVLPWLRQELRRIHGADHAEAQMVEDLLTSAVGLLGLDEDRLVQLLQLSMPEHAASFVQQLISITVQRCSWVAHRLLGLEGSRAATGQAGSPAAAPRPSASREGPPGAGAEPSNSAAGASTDELAGSSSAALQGSRSQPPSSAVPVPRNQEAPQEETPEAVSGASTADQGRDHPQRGPRRAPKRRAPTSQASSPAAKKRPPRRQH